The segment ATTTTCCTCAATTAGGGACTTGAGCTTCGCTGCATCGCCGCTGCAGAAGGCTTCCGCTATGGCAACATATGACCCTCCTGTAATCTTATAAGACGAGATGGCGGATGCTGATGTGTAGCTGGGGACTGTCGGAATTTTGCCCTGGCTTAAAAGTCCTACCAAGATCCATCGCTTGTGACTTTCTACCATAATTTTGCTCACACCTCCTATCCTGGATGGATGGGATATCACCTGTTCCAACACTATTTCGGCTTTGGACCACAGCCCCATAGACATGTAGGCAAGTCCGCGAATGTAGTCGTattccaagacggccgaTTGCTTGACATTGTTTGTCAATCCTGTTTGCGTTGAAATGTACGATTCCGGCGCTAGATTCGGCTCACACAATAGTCTACCGTCTTTGGAGTGGCTCATATCAGGATAGAAGAGGATGTCACGATCAAAGACTTCCAAAGCGGCGTCAACGGCATTTGAACTGTATGCGAGCTTGGCCAAGAGGAGATGCGTGGAGGTAAAGAAGGTTCCGCTCGGGTCGATGCGCAGCACGGCACTCGATAGCAATGCCACAGCTGTAGCGGGCTGGAACCATGTCAGCTGGCTCGAATGTTGGACAGTGTCAATTGGTCTTACCGGGAAGAGCCTGCCGCTCCCTATtttctcaagaagtgaaaGCATAGAGTGCCCATAGTACCGAATTTGTATGGCATCAAAATGCAGAACAAACTCTACTACCTTGTCAAGCAGAGTTGCTTGTGAAATCGGGGTCGCGGGATCGGCTAGTTGGAGAAGGATATCCAGAACGACGAGGTAGCCGATCGAGTGTACCG is part of the Metarhizium brunneum chromosome 4, complete sequence genome and harbors:
- the csn-3 gene encoding COP9 signalosome complex subunit 3, producing the protein MDHVHGILTALPVTKPSTNSAAKAYDISIRQHVATLTNVFAEIRRAVLSNPENLLETLDPAVHSIGYLVVLDILLQLADPATPISQATLLDKVVEFVLHFDAIQIRYYGHSMLSLLEKIGSGRLFPPATAVALLSSAVLRIDPSGTFFTSTHLLLAKLAYSSNAVDAALEVFDRDILFYPDMSHSKDGRLLCEPNLAPESYISTQTGLTNNVKQSAVLEYDYIRGLAYMSMGLWSKAEIVLEQVISHPSRIGGVSKIMVESHKRWILVGLLSQGKIPTVPSYTSASAISSYKITGGSYVAIAEAFCSGDAAKLKSLIEENATLWEEDGTSNLLTEILSSYQKWQIIGLRQVYQRVEISQVREMTLNALTGRPLANDGEVLSLVGGMIESGMLDGQIEQDGSENYISFRENRDVLSEAEFATQIAKSHSTIDLLGRQYQLMNDRLSGSKEYVKHLVKDQKRAEKDNTDAGIGFDSQIEDEDLMAGIVPHA